The Aphis gossypii isolate Hap1 chromosome 3, ASM2018417v2, whole genome shotgun sequence genome includes a region encoding these proteins:
- the LOC114121397 gene encoding uncharacterized protein LOC114121397 yields the protein MDKQQEAAVAAAGTPSEDSISMKTEYPTHEVYVSEPPPAYKLKTRPTAVQIARIAAFTVIACSFILGSFMLAAAWLQANASCSQLMHAEALLRQSEEAVDRPQYQALVDPLQSDETSDSKQEELPVHQQSTRNAESSTTVNNDQQPAAPVQIKFPMDLDFDEIVGALLEKNQRSRMNCVIEKKRAEEVMDHQPKTLRLPFGVNITTDPRFEHVTGERLSIVCESGHDERRAPSPVEQMQQQPSIMMPMPMGNNPMTHLPSMMGPPPPPPPPQPHHMPHPHHHQGPIPLAMIARINSDIDNQLQLQEQQQIEDHIIPIFQQLLPELRPSPDNHHEHQQHHKQEAEDRAMPNKVLYHPAMAEGRAMYTVAISDKPNGDGPMMHHQVMPSESVRQNAPIFQRVPIHVPVSMMMSPGAGQSVQQDNPIDEPKPDLRPHFVHPRSVESVQEINQNEEMDSRK from the exons gcgTACAAACTCAAAACTCGACCGACTGCTGTCCAAATAGCAAGAATAGCGGCATTCACTGTGATCGCGTGCTCGTTCATACTTGGATCATTCATGTTGGCTGCTGCTTGGCTACAAGCGAACGCCTCTTGCTCACAGTTAATGCATGCCGAAGCACTCCTCAGACAG AGTGAAGAAGCTGTAGACCGTCCACAGTATCAGGCTTTGGTCGACCCTTTGCAATCAGACGAGACATCTGATTCGAAGCAAGAGGAGCTTCCCGTCCACCAGCAATCAACCAGAAACGCCGAGAGTTCTACAACCGTTAATAACGACCAACAACCGGCTGCGCCAGTTCAAATCAAGTTTCCAATGGACTTAGATTTTGACGAAATCGTTGGG GCTCTACTTGAGAAAAATCAACGTTCGCGCATGAACTGTGTAATTGAGAAGAAACGTGCCGAGGAAGTCATGGACCACCAACCGAAAACGTTACGTCTGCCGTTCGGAGTAAACATTACCACTGATCCTCGTTTTGAACACGTTACGGGTGAACGATTGAGCATCGTTTGCGAGAGTGGACATGACGAGAG ACGAGCTCCAAGTCCGGTGGAACAAATGCAACAACAACCATCAATAATGATGCCGATGCCAATGGGCAATAATCCAATGACCCATTTACCAAGTATGATGggaccaccaccaccaccaccaccaccacagCCACATCATATGCCACATCCTCACCATCATCAAGGTCCAATTCCGTTGGCCATGATTGCTCGTATCAACTCCGACATTGACAATCAGCTTCAACTGCAAGAGCAACAGCAGATCGAAGATCACATCATTCCAATCTTCCAGCAACTATTGCCCGAACTCAGACCATCGCCCGATAACCATCATGAACACCAACAACACCATAAACAAGAAGCCGAGGACAGAGCTATGCCCAACAAAGTTCTGTACCATCCAGCGATGGCCGAAGGAAGAGCCATGTACACTGTTGCTATATCCGACAAGCCAAACGGAGACGGACCGATGATGCACCACCAAGTCATGCCATCCGAATCTGTGCGCCAGAATGCACCCATTTTCCAGAGGGTCCCTATTCACGTACCTGTGTCCATGATGATGTCACCTGGTGCCGGACAATCAGTCCAACAAGATAATCCAATTGACGAACCCAAACCAGATCTTCGTCCACACT ttgttcaCCCACGTTCAGTTGAGTCAGTTCAAGAGATCAACCAAAATGAAGAGATGGATTCTagaaaatga